In Neisseria brasiliensis, the following proteins share a genomic window:
- a CDS encoding MBL fold metallo-hydrolase yields MTMQIKSFLDPDTETFSHILTDEGSKLCAVIDPVLDFDPKAGRVSYNNADKLIDFVRQNQLQLEYIIETHAHADHLSAAPYLKRELGGRLVIGKHIEKVQKVFKPLFNLGDDFKTDARQFDILTEEGSELCLGSLRIKAIHVPGHTPADMAYLVSDGLKTAMFVGDTLFAPDVGTARCDFPKGSSSDLYDSIQRLLALPDETELYLCHDYPPEERTTHIAKITVGEQKRSNIHVKQGTDKAAFVKMRDERDATLAMPRLILPSVQTNINAGQLPQPEDNGVRYLKIPLNQL; encoded by the coding sequence ATGACCATGCAGATAAAATCGTTTTTGGATCCCGACACCGAAACCTTCAGCCATATTTTGACTGACGAAGGCAGCAAGCTGTGTGCCGTTATCGATCCGGTATTGGATTTTGACCCTAAAGCCGGCCGTGTTTCTTATAATAATGCCGATAAACTGATTGATTTTGTGCGGCAAAACCAGCTGCAGCTTGAATATATCATCGAAACCCACGCCCATGCTGACCATTTATCGGCTGCGCCTTATCTAAAGCGCGAGTTGGGCGGGCGTTTGGTCATCGGCAAACACATCGAAAAAGTGCAGAAAGTATTCAAGCCCTTGTTTAATTTAGGCGATGATTTCAAAACCGATGCACGTCAATTCGATATTCTAACCGAAGAGGGCAGCGAACTGTGTTTAGGCAGCTTGCGCATCAAGGCGATCCATGTGCCGGGACATACCCCTGCCGACATGGCGTATCTGGTTTCAGACGGCCTGAAAACGGCGATGTTTGTCGGCGATACTTTGTTCGCACCCGATGTCGGCACCGCGCGTTGCGATTTTCCCAAAGGCAGCAGCAGCGATTTATATGATTCCATACAGCGTTTGCTGGCGTTGCCCGATGAAACCGAGCTGTATTTGTGCCATGATTATCCGCCGGAAGAACGAACGACACACATTGCCAAAATTACCGTGGGCGAACAAAAACGCAGTAATATTCATGTCAAACAAGGAACGGACAAAGCCGCATTTGTCAAAATGCGCGACGAGCGCGATGCCACATTGGCCATGCCGCGCCTGATTTTACCGTCGGTGCAGACCAATATTAATGCCGGCCAATTACCGCAACCGGAAGACAACGGCGTGCGCTATCTGAAAATTCCGCTGAATCAGTTGTAG
- the dacB gene encoding D-alanyl-D-alanine carboxypeptidase/D-alanyl-D-alanine endopeptidase: protein MKLRESLTLFMLTAFSLPAMALNFGKIPADEISVYVQDLDTGKVQIDHRSGVSVNPASTMKLVTAFAAFQALGKDYRWTTHFKSAAPIVGDTLNGDIYWEGSGDPVLDQDGLIALQQQLRDRGIRNIAGQLVLDRSLWGDIRNSKEFAADEAETYMTPPDPNRLAYKVVAVKGERSPLGDIVWTTNPPLPNIKLDNQTTIVPSAAECKSISHYMSGRYSGGALIISGNVPETCLSETLYVNMLTSQDFARRSFINQWRAAGGTISDGLKVAATPSEAKTLASLQSKPLSEILADMNKFSNNLIARSVFLKLGQDKDLHEALHRADSAVKLELGMAGVDTTHLVLENGSGLSRKERVTAKMMGQLLEQAYFSRYKDEFINTLPIAGVDGTLKTRLKQAGDNLRLKTGTLKNVRALAGYWLGEQPKVVVVVINSPNSDAYLKDMDRLVSEIVLPGGKSWVALGNTCEVRQDV from the coding sequence ATGAAATTACGCGAAAGCCTTACTCTTTTCATGCTCACCGCCTTCTCGTTACCCGCTATGGCCTTAAACTTCGGAAAAATCCCTGCCGATGAAATTTCGGTGTATGTGCAGGATTTGGACACGGGCAAAGTGCAGATTGACCACCGTTCGGGCGTGTCGGTGAATCCGGCTTCCACCATGAAACTGGTGACCGCGTTTGCCGCGTTTCAAGCCTTGGGCAAGGATTATCGCTGGACGACCCACTTCAAAAGTGCGGCGCCTATTGTTGGTGACACGCTTAACGGCGATATTTATTGGGAAGGCAGCGGCGATCCGGTGCTCGATCAAGATGGTCTGATTGCTTTGCAGCAGCAATTGCGCGACCGCGGTATCCGTAATATTGCCGGACAACTGGTGCTCGACCGCAGCCTGTGGGGCGACATCAGAAACAGCAAGGAATTTGCCGCCGACGAAGCCGAGACCTACATGACGCCGCCCGACCCCAACCGCTTGGCGTATAAAGTGGTGGCGGTGAAGGGCGAACGCAGTCCTTTGGGTGATATTGTGTGGACGACCAATCCGCCGCTCCCTAATATCAAGCTCGACAATCAAACCACCATTGTCCCATCTGCTGCCGAATGCAAATCCATCAGCCACTACATGAGCGGACGATACAGCGGCGGCGCATTGATTATCAGCGGCAATGTGCCGGAAACCTGCTTGAGCGAGACTTTGTATGTGAACATGCTCACGTCGCAAGATTTTGCCCGCCGCAGTTTCATCAACCAATGGCGCGCTGCCGGGGGCACGATTTCAGACGGTCTAAAAGTCGCCGCCACGCCGTCTGAAGCCAAGACCTTAGCCAGCTTGCAATCCAAGCCTTTGAGTGAGATTTTGGCGGATATGAACAAGTTTTCCAATAATCTGATTGCGCGTTCGGTGTTTTTAAAACTGGGGCAAGACAAGGATTTACATGAAGCCTTGCATCGAGCTGATTCGGCGGTGAAGCTGGAATTGGGCATGGCGGGTGTGGATACCACCCATTTGGTGCTGGAAAACGGCTCGGGCTTGTCGCGCAAAGAACGCGTCACCGCGAAAATGATGGGGCAATTATTGGAACAAGCCTATTTCAGCCGCTATAAAGATGAGTTTATCAATACCTTACCAATTGCTGGTGTGGACGGCACGCTGAAAACGCGTTTGAAACAAGCCGGAGACAACCTGCGATTGAAAACCGGCACACTTAAAAATGTGCGTGCGTTGGCAGGCTATTGGCTGGGTGAGCAGCCCAAAGTCGTGGTGGTGGTGATCAACAGCCCGAATTCGGATGCTTATTTAAAAGATATGGATAGGCTGGTGTCGGAAATTGTTTTGCCCGGCGGCAAAAGCTGGGTGGCATTAGGTAACACTTGCGAAGTGCGGCAAGATGTTTGA
- the putP gene encoding sodium/proline symporter PutP, with the protein MNPMYITFGLYLVAVLLIGLAAYFSTRNFDDYILGGRSLGPYVTAMSAGASDMSGWLLMGLPGAIYAVGLSEAWIAIGLTIGAWLNWLFVSGRLRVHTEYANNALTLPDYFFHRFGAKGQAMKVISAIIILFFFTIYCASGVVAGARLFQSLFEGMSYETAIWLGAGATIAYTFIGGFLAVSWTDTVQATLMLFALILTPVMVYLSLGGAEEMSAAVQAVAATTGQEYGSLFAGTTFLGIISTAAWGLGYFGQPHILARFMAAENVQSLKSARRIGMTWMIVCLSGAVAVGYFGIAYFGGHPEQVSAMEGNNERVFIALATLLFNPWIAGVILSAILAAVMSTLSCQLLVCSSAITEDFYKGFLRPEAEQKELVWVGRIMVLAVAVIAILIAGNPDSKVLGLVSYAWAGFGAAFGPVVILSVFWKRMTANGALWGMITGAVVVVLWAEFANPALKNAGMATMYEIVPGFIACWLVTYIVSLIGKEPSREVIEKFEKADADYRAAS; encoded by the coding sequence ATGAATCCCATGTATATCACGTTTGGTTTATACCTTGTGGCGGTGTTGCTGATTGGCTTGGCCGCTTATTTTTCTACCCGCAACTTTGACGACTATATTCTCGGCGGCCGTAGCTTAGGCCCTTATGTAACGGCGATGTCGGCCGGTGCATCCGATATGTCGGGCTGGTTGTTGATGGGCTTGCCGGGTGCCATTTACGCGGTGGGCTTGAGCGAGGCTTGGATTGCCATCGGCCTGACCATCGGCGCGTGGCTGAACTGGTTGTTTGTGTCAGGCCGTTTACGCGTGCACACCGAATACGCCAACAACGCCTTGACCCTGCCGGATTATTTCTTCCACCGCTTTGGCGCCAAAGGCCAAGCGATGAAAGTGATTTCCGCAATTATTATTCTGTTTTTCTTCACCATTTACTGCGCTTCAGGCGTGGTAGCCGGTGCGCGTTTGTTCCAAAGCTTGTTTGAAGGCATGAGCTACGAAACTGCCATTTGGCTGGGTGCGGGTGCAACCATTGCCTATACCTTTATCGGCGGTTTCTTAGCAGTGAGCTGGACGGATACTGTACAAGCAACACTGATGCTGTTCGCCCTGATTCTGACGCCTGTAATGGTGTACTTGAGCTTGGGTGGCGCAGAAGAAATGAGCGCGGCAGTACAAGCCGTGGCTGCAACCACCGGCCAAGAATACGGCAGCTTGTTTGCCGGAACCACCTTCTTGGGCATTATTTCCACCGCCGCATGGGGCTTGGGCTATTTCGGCCAACCACACATCTTGGCGCGCTTTATGGCTGCTGAAAACGTGCAATCGCTGAAAAGCGCACGCCGCATCGGTATGACATGGATGATTGTCTGCTTATCTGGTGCCGTAGCCGTAGGTTATTTCGGTATCGCCTATTTTGGTGGCCATCCTGAACAAGTGTCTGCGATGGAAGGCAACAACGAACGCGTGTTCATCGCCTTGGCCACCTTATTGTTCAACCCATGGATCGCCGGTGTGATTTTGAGCGCGATTTTGGCGGCGGTAATGTCCACCTTGTCTTGCCAATTGCTGGTGTGCTCAAGCGCGATTACTGAAGACTTCTACAAAGGCTTCCTGCGCCCTGAGGCAGAACAAAAAGAATTGGTATGGGTCGGCCGCATCATGGTATTGGCCGTGGCTGTGATTGCCATTCTGATTGCCGGGAATCCCGACAGCAAAGTCTTGGGTTTGGTATCTTACGCATGGGCAGGCTTCGGCGCCGCGTTTGGCCCGGTGGTAATCTTATCCGTATTCTGGAAACGCATGACCGCCAACGGCGCATTATGGGGCATGATTACCGGTGCCGTTGTGGTAGTATTGTGGGCAGAATTCGCCAATCCGGCACTCAAAAACGCCGGCATGGCCACCATGTACGAAATCGTACCGGGCTTCATCGCCTGCTGGTTGGTGACTTATATTGTGTCACTGATAGGCAAAGAGCCTAGCCGTGAAGTGATTGAAAAATTCGAAAAAGCTGACGCGGATTATCGCGCAGCAAGCTGA
- a CDS encoding CRISPR-associated helicase/endonuclease Cas3, producing the protein MKQAIAHVRAFDKAEQSVETHLIETAAIAQALAKKLELSEAGELLGLMHDFGKYSTAFQEYIRAVTGQDPDADNDYVLPNGQKIDHSTAGAQWVYRRLKKFGAQNGIGELVGQILGLCIASHHGEGLIDCLSMNGEAVWQKRFDKEDELTHLSECEQRADKAVKIRAEELAGENLVKSLLKPLAAIFKNPDSNDKIKEFYIGCLTRFLFSCLIDADRINSADFEREEQKDLRRLDQSPDWQQAIDKLEMHLANFEIRYPIDEVRSEISATCLKRANDPQGIYTLTVPTGGGKTLASLRYALHHAKQHKLDRIIYIIPYTSIIDQNAEAVRKVYCLNPKDNGDSCRVCSECQKWVLEHHSNLEPEQQNWQDKLLSENWDKPIVFTTMVQFLDAWFGGGTRGVRHVHAMTKSVLIFDEIQTLPVKCVHLFCNVLNWLTQFGKSSAVLCTATQPLLDKLHKSDLGALKLAENAEIMGRNKTLNQLFDDLSRVEIHYKPKAGGWPVGEAGAFLLEQFQTASSCLFIVNTKKWAQELYQYCQRQDVPPEALFHLSTNQCSVHRKAIFDEIKGRLKNKQPVICISTQLIEAGVDISMSCVIRALGGLDSIAQAAGRCNRHGEKAGKGQVYVLNLQEPNLARVLPDIDQGQRNAERVLREFAEQDILQPNAMRQYFEYYFYNRSSEMSYTVKGSTSGSLLDWLSDNRLNAYAAKNDKRRPKLPLLMQSFKSAGRAFQAIEAPTRAVIVPYGKGKDLIAELCGAWDPKEMYHTLAKAQRYSVNVFPNVWEKLEKEQAVQEVQAGLGIYYLKERYYSDEYGLSVDEVGAMTFYEL; encoded by the coding sequence GTGAAACAAGCTATTGCGCATGTGCGGGCGTTTGATAAAGCCGAGCAATCGGTTGAAACTCATTTAATTGAAACTGCAGCGATTGCTCAGGCTTTGGCAAAAAAGCTGGAATTGTCCGAAGCGGGTGAATTACTGGGACTCATGCATGATTTTGGCAAGTATTCTACGGCGTTTCAGGAATATATCAGGGCGGTAACTGGCCAAGATCCCGATGCGGATAATGACTATGTTCTCCCGAACGGTCAGAAAATCGACCATTCTACCGCTGGGGCACAGTGGGTTTACCGCCGTTTGAAAAAGTTCGGGGCACAAAACGGCATCGGCGAGTTGGTCGGGCAAATATTGGGCTTGTGTATTGCTTCGCATCACGGCGAAGGCTTGATCGACTGTTTAAGTATGAACGGCGAAGCGGTGTGGCAAAAACGCTTTGATAAAGAAGACGAGCTGACCCATTTAAGCGAATGTGAACAACGTGCTGATAAGGCGGTGAAAATACGGGCGGAAGAGTTGGCGGGCGAAAATTTAGTGAAATCGCTATTAAAGCCGCTTGCCGCCATTTTTAAGAATCCTGACAGTAACGACAAAATCAAAGAATTCTATATCGGCTGTTTAACCCGTTTCCTGTTCAGTTGTCTGATTGATGCCGACCGCATCAACAGTGCCGATTTTGAACGGGAGGAGCAGAAAGATTTACGCCGTCTGGATCAATCCCCTGATTGGCAGCAAGCCATTGATAAATTGGAAATGCATTTGGCAAATTTTGAAATCCGTTATCCGATTGATGAAGTCCGCAGTGAGATTTCTGCTACCTGCCTGAAGCGTGCAAATGATCCTCAAGGCATTTACACTTTAACCGTGCCGACCGGCGGCGGTAAAACATTAGCTAGTTTGAGATATGCTTTGCATCACGCCAAACAGCACAAGCTTGACCGTATTATTTATATTATTCCTTATACTTCTATCATTGACCAAAATGCCGAAGCAGTACGTAAAGTATATTGTTTAAATCCAAAAGATAACGGCGATTCATGCCGTGTATGTTCCGAATGTCAAAAATGGGTGCTGGAACACCATTCCAACCTTGAGCCCGAACAGCAAAACTGGCAAGACAAACTGCTTTCGGAAAACTGGGACAAGCCGATTGTTTTCACCACCATGGTGCAGTTTCTAGATGCCTGGTTCGGCGGCGGTACGCGTGGTGTGCGGCATGTGCATGCAATGACAAAAAGTGTACTGATTTTTGACGAAATCCAAACCTTGCCGGTGAAGTGCGTACATCTGTTTTGCAATGTGCTGAACTGGCTGACGCAATTCGGCAAATCTAGTGCGGTATTGTGCACGGCAACCCAGCCGTTGCTGGATAAATTGCACAAATCCGATTTGGGGGCGTTAAAGCTGGCGGAAAATGCGGAAATTATGGGACGGAACAAAACGCTGAATCAATTATTTGATGATTTATCGCGCGTGGAAATTCACTATAAGCCAAAGGCGGGCGGCTGGCCGGTGGGTGAAGCCGGCGCATTCTTGCTGGAACAGTTTCAGACGGCCTCAAGCTGCCTGTTTATCGTCAATACCAAAAAATGGGCGCAGGAGCTGTATCAATATTGCCAGCGGCAGGATGTACCGCCGGAAGCCTTATTTCACCTCAGCACCAATCAATGTTCGGTACACCGCAAAGCCATCTTTGATGAAATCAAAGGCCGTCTAAAAAACAAACAACCCGTGATCTGCATTAGCACCCAGTTGATTGAAGCGGGGGTGGATATTTCCATGAGTTGTGTGATTCGAGCTTTAGGCGGGCTGGACAGCATAGCCCAAGCGGCGGGACGGTGTAATCGTCATGGGGAGAAAGCGGGCAAAGGGCAGGTATATGTGCTGAACCTGCAAGAGCCGAATTTGGCACGGGTGCTGCCCGATATTGACCAAGGGCAGAGAAATGCCGAACGCGTACTGCGCGAATTCGCCGAGCAGGACATTTTACAGCCTAACGCTATGCGGCAGTATTTTGAATACTATTTTTATAACCGCAGCAGCGAGATGAGTTATACGGTTAAAGGCAGCACTTCAGGCAGCCTGTTAGACTGGCTTTCCGATAACCGTTTAAACGCCTATGCCGCGAAAAACGACAAACGCCGTCCTAAATTACCGTTGCTGATGCAGTCGTTCAAAAGTGCGGGGAGAGCCTTCCAGGCGATTGAGGCACCAACCCGTGCCGTGATTGTGCCCTATGGCAAAGGTAAAGATTTAATCGCCGAACTGTGCGGAGCCTGGGATCCGAAAGAGATGTACCACACTTTGGCCAAAGCGCAGCGTTACAGCGTGAATGTATTTCCGAATGTGTGGGAAAAACTGGAAAAAGAACAAGCCGTTCAGGAAGTGCAGGCCGGTTTGGGTATTTATTATTTAAAAGAACGTTATTACAGCGACGAATACGGCTTGTCCGTCGATGAAGTCGGTGCGATGACTTTTTATGAATTGTGA